A section of the Bacillus pumilus genome encodes:
- the degQ gene encoding degradation enzyme regulation protein DegQ translates to MEKYEIEELKQLLWKLENEIRETTASLHNINKSIDQYDKYEYVKIS, encoded by the coding sequence ATGGAAAAGTATGAAATCGAAGAACTTAAACAATTATTATGGAAACTTGAAAACGAAATTAGAGAAACAACGGCTTCTCTTCATAACATTAACAAAAGCATTGATCAGTACGACAAATATGAATATGTGAAAATTTCTTAA